The DNA segment CCGCTGCCGGGGGTGCCGTTCGACGCCCTCGCCGGGGTCATCGCCAACCACGAGGGCCGCGTCACCGACCCCGAGGGCGGGTCCGTTCCGGGCGTCTACTGCACCGGCTGGATCAAGCGCGGTCCCGTGGGCCTCATCGGGCACACGAAGTCCGACGCGTCCGAGACGGTCCGGCACCTGGTCTCCGACGCCGCCGGTCTGGCCCGGGCCGAGCAGCCGGACCCGCAGGCCGTGCTGGACTTCCTGCGCGGCAAGGGCGTGGAGGTCCTGACCTGGACCGACTGGGAGACGCTGGACGCCTACGAGCGCTCCCTCGGTGCGCCGCGGGGCCGCGAGCGCGTCAAGGTCGTCTCCCGCGAGGACATGATCGAGGCCTCGCGCCGCGCGGGCGCCGGGGAGGCCTGACGTGCGGGTCGTGGTGTGCGTCAAGCACGTCCCCGACGTCCAGCAGCCCCGGTCCCTGCGCCCGGACGGCCGGCTCGCCCGGGGCGGGGACGACGACACCCTCAACGAGCTCGACGAGGACGCGCTCGAAGCGGGCCTGCGCACGGCCGAGGCCGCCGGGTTCCCCGGTGAGGGGCACGACGTCACCGTCCTGACCGTGGGCCCGGCCGCCGCCGTGGAGGCCGTGCGCCGCGGGGTCGCCATGGGCGCCTCGGGGGCCGTGCACGTGCGCGACGACGCCGTGGCCGGTTCGGACGCCGTGGCGACCGCGCGGGTCCTGGCGGCCGCGATCGCCGAGCTGCACGCCGAGGCGCCCGTCGACGTCGTCGTGGCCGGGATGGCCGCGCTCGACGGCCTGACCTCCCTGGTCCCGGCCGCGCTCGCGGAGCTGCTGGGCTGGCCCCAGCTCACGCTGGCCGACCGGATCACCGTCGCCGACGGCGTGGTGACGGTGCGCCGCGAGACGTCCACCGACGTCGAGGAGCTCACCGCGCCGGCCCCCGCGGTGCTCTCGGTCACCGACCAGGCGTTCCGCGCCCGCTTCCCGGGCTTCAAGGGGATCCTGGCCGCCCGCAAGCACCCCGTGACGACGTGGTCGCTGGCCGACCTCGGCCTCGACCCGTCCACGGTCGGCCCGGCCGGGTCCGCGACGCGGGTCGTGCACGCCGCCGAACGCCCCGAGCGGGCCGACCGCGTCCTCGTCACCGGGGACGCCGAGACGGTGCCCGCCCTGGTGGACTACCTGTCGCAGAAGGGTTTCGCGTGAACGAGAGGGAGAACGGCGGACAGGCCGGTGGATCGGTGGCCGTCCTCGTGGACCACCTCGACGGGACGGTCCGGCCGACCGCGCTGGAGCTGCTGACCCTGGCCCGCGGGCTGGGCCGCGAGGTCCACGCCGTGTGGGTGGGGGACCGGGCTCCGGCGGCCGAGCTCGCGGCCCACGGCGCGGACGTCGTGCACGAGGTGGAGGTCTCGGGTGCCGACGCCCGGTTGACGGCCTCGGTCGTCGACGCGCTCCAGGCCGTCCTCGCCGCCGGCGTCGTCGGGCTCGTGCTCGTCCCGTCCACGTTCGAGGGGCGGGAGGTGGCCGCCCGCCTGGCCGTCCGCACCGGCGCCGGTGTCGTCACGGGCGTTTCCGGCGTGGCCGTCGAGGACGGGTGCTGGACCGCCCGCAAGACCGTCCTGGCCGGCGGCTGGGACACCGCCTGCGCCGTCACCGGTCCGCTCGCGGTCGTCGCCGTGGCCCCGCACGCCGTGCAGGCGCTCGCGCGGGACGGGGCGGCGGAACCGGTCGTCGTCCGCCGCACCGCGGAGGCGTCCGCGGCGGCCCGGGCCGTCACGGTCGTCTCCCGCACCCGCCGCCCCGCGAGCGAGCGGCCCCCGCTCGCCGAGGCCGAGGTCGTCGTCGTCGGCGGCCGCGGCGTCGAGGGGGACTTCTCCGGCGTCGAGGAGCTGGCCGACGTCCTCGGCGGTGCCGTCGGCGCCACGCGCGTCGCCACCGACGAGGGCTGGATCGGGCACGAGGCCCAGGTCGGGCAGACCGGGGTGACGATCTCCCCGCGCCTGTACGTCGGGCTCGGCGTGTCCGGCGCCGTGCACCACAAGGGCGGCATGGCGGCCTCCGCCACGGTCGTCGCGGTGAACAACGACCCCGACGCCCCCGTCTTCGAGTTCGCCGACTACGGGATCGTCGGGGACCTCACCGAGGTCCTGCCCGCCCTCACCGCCGAACTGCGCCGCCGCCGCGGCTGACCCGCTGACCCCCTCCCGCGCCCGGGTCCCGGGCGCGGGAGGGGCCTCAGGCCGACGTCGGCGCGAAGCCCTGCAGGTTCTCGCCGAGCCATTCCAGGGCCTGCGGGACGAAACCGGCCCAGATGCTCGTGCGGTGCCCGCCCTGCTGCTGGGTCACCAACGTCACCTGCAGCGGCCCGTGCGCGGCGGCGGCCAGGGCCGACGTCGACGGCCAGGACAGCGAGTCGCTCTCGGAGGCCATGGCCCACACGCGGACGGCGGGCGGGCTGACCTTCGCCAGGGTCACGAGGTCGAGCCGCTGACCCGCGGGGCTGTCCAGCGCGAACGGCGTCCACGACCCGAAGTTCGGCGTGAAGTACCCGCCGAAGGAGATCGTCGCCCCGAACCGGTCCGGGTGCAGCATCGTCAGCTGGTTCGCGCACCACCCGCCCATCGACAGGCCCATCGTCGCCCAGGAAGCGGCCGTGCGGGCGGCCTGGTAGTGGCTCTCGACCCAGTCCGGGACGTCCTTCGACATCCACGTCTCCAGTTGCGGCTCACCGGGTCCACCGTTGACGCACTCGGTGTCGCGGCCCGCGGGGATCTCCAGGTCGGGGAACACGAGGATGGGCGGCACGATCTGCCGGCTGGTCACGGCGCCGTCGACCGCGGGCTGGACGTCCATCGCGTCCAGCCACTGCTGCGGGGTCCCCGGGTAGCCGTGGAAGGCCTCGACGACGGGGTACCCGCCGGCCGGGGCGGGCTTCGTGCCGTACCCGGCGGGGAGCATGACGAGCACCGTCCCGGTGACGCCGGACGCCGGTCCGGGCACCTGCGCCCGGAACACGCGGCCGTCGTAGCCCGCGATCTGCTCGGCCTTCGGGTCGCTCACCGTCGTCGTGCCGCCGGTGTCCCCGCCGGACGTCGTGGTGGTCGTCGCGGACTGGGCGGACCGGGTGCCCAGGAGGTCGTCCCAGTCGGAGTACAGGCCGAACTCGGAGTTCACGACGAGGAACACCGCCACGAGGACGGTCAGGTTGACCGCGATGAGCGAGGCCGCCCGGCCGAGCAGCGCCAGCACCCCCCGTCGCGCCAGCAGCCGCCAGCCGACGACGATCGCGACCAGTGCCGCGCACGCCACCCCGATGGCCACCCCCTGGGTGACCGGACTCGACAGACCCACCGTGGAACCTCCCCCGTGCCTGCGAACGCCGGTGGGCGTTCCTCCCGATCATCGGGGCGGGGAGGACCGGGAGGGAGCGTTCTCAGCGGATGTCCGGTGAACGTGGAGCGCGTTCGGAGGACAGCGCCGCCAGCACGGCGTCCGCGATGGCCCGCTGGCCCTCCGCGTTCGGGTGGTCGCCGTCGTCGGCCAGCAGCGGCGCGGGGTCCAGGCTCCCGTCGTCGCCGTGGAAGACCTGCCGGAGGCCCACGAACGTCACCCGCGCCCCCTCGGCGTCCACGGCCGCCTGCAGCCGGTCGTCGAAGGAGTCCGTCAGCTGCTCCTGCACGGCCCGCTGGGCCGGCGTGTACTCCTGGTCGGCGACCGCCCCGTCGAGACCCACGGCCCAGTAGTCCAGGACGACCACCCGCGCGCCGGTGGGCGCGATGCGGCCGACGGTGGCCGAGACGGTGGCGACGGCCTCGGCCGCGGCGGCGTCGACCTGCTGCTCGTCCGGCAGGGGGTCGGACCCGTCGACCAGGTCGGCGACGTCGTTGGCGCCGGCCTCGAGCAGGACAACGTCGGTGGCGGAGAAGTCCGACAGGTTCTCCTCGACCGTGGCCGCGACGTCGTCGGACGTCGCGCCGTCCTCGGCGAGCTGCTCGAGCCCGACACGCTGCCCGGGGGCCGCCAGGTCGGCCGCGACGAGGACCGGGAACGGGGAGCAGTTGCACTGGGCGCCGGTCGGGACGGAGTCGCCGAGGGAGACGACGCGCGTCGGGCGCCCGGACCCGCCGTCCCGGGTGCTGTCGGTCACCGCGCCGGACTCCTCGGGCAGGGAGGCGGCCACGCTGCCCAGCAGGAGCAGCACGACGGCGAAGACGCGGAGGGGTCTCACGCTCCGCACTGTGACACCACCACCTGTGCTCGACCCGCGGGGCGGGGGAGGGACCGGCCGGGGTCGATGCTCGGTCCTGCGGGCCCTCCTCGCCACCCCGGCCCCGGACGCGACGGGAGGTCAGCCGACGTCGCGCACGGCCAGCACCGCGCAGTCGTCCTCGGAGTTCGCGACGTGCTCGGTGACGAGCTCGTCGAGCAGGGTCTCCAGCGGCGCCGCGCGGGAGCGCTCCAGGCTCGCCCGCAGGACGAGGACGCCCTGCCCGACGTCGCGCCCGCGCCGCTCCACCAGGCCGTCGGTGTAGAGGACGAGCGTCCCCCCGGCGGGCCAGTCGTGGACGTGGTCGTGCCGGGCCCGTTCCGGGGCCACGCCCAGCGGCAGGTCCGGTTCCGCCGCCAGGGCCGTGCTGCCGCCCCGGGCGTCGACGAGCAGCGGCGGCGGGTGCCCGGCGAGCGTCCAGCGCACGACCCGCGGGTGCCCGGGCGGGTCCAGGCGCACGACGGCCAGCGTCGCGAGCGTGGCGTCCCCCAGGACGTCCAGGACGTGGTCCAGCCGCCGGACCAGGGCCGCCGGGTGCTCCTCGGGGCGGTCGACCGCCAGCGCCCGGAACATCGAGCGCACCCGGCCCATCCGGGCGGCGGCCTCGATGTCGTGCCCGGCGACGTCGCCGATGAGCAGGAGCACCCCGCCGTCGGGCAGGGCCATCGCGTCGTACCAGTCCCCGCCGACCTGCTCGTCCGTCGGCGACCACGGCAGGTACCGGCTGGCGAGCTGCAACCCCGGCAGCGCGGGCAGCTCCGGCAGCATCGCGGCCTGCAGCGTGTGGGCCACGTCGCGGCGCTCGCGGTACAGCTGGGCGCGCCGGGCGGCCTGGGCGATCGCGTCGGCCACGGCCGCCACGAGGACGGCCTCCTCCTCGCCCAGGGTCCGCTCGACGTCCCACGCGATCGTCAGCGCGCCGATGCGGAACCCGCCGGCGACCAGCAGGGGCAGCACGACCCCGGAACGCAGGCCCGCGCGCCGGTAGGTGTCGGCGGCGCCGGGGAAGGTCTCCAGCAGGTCGCGCTGGCGGTGGAAGACGAGGGGGCGGCCGGTGCGGGCGACGCGGTGGGCGGGGGAGTCGACGTCGAGCGGCAGCCGCAGCCAGCGCTGCTCGGTGTCGTCGTCGAGCTGACCGAGGGCGGGGGTGGTGAGCCAGGGCCCGTCGATCATCGAGACCGACGTGTAGCTCGCGTCGAGGTCCCGGCGCACGAGGTCGCGCACCGCGAGGGCCACGTCCTCGACGGTGTCGGTGGCGGCCAGCGCGGTCGCCAGGCCCAGCAGGGTCGCGTCGCGACGGCCGGTCGTGGTGCTGGTCGTGGGGGTGGTCGTGGGGGTGGTCGTGCCCGCACTGCTCGCCTCCACGCGCCGCGTCCCCGTCCTGGTGGTTCCCGATGAGTCCCGGGGAGTCCCGGTGAGTCCTGCACGTTGCCTCGACGCCCCCTGGAAGTCACTCACAGTCCTGCCGCGTGACGCAACCACCGCGGGTGGTCCTCCCGACTGGGCCCGGTGTGCCGGTCGTCGTGGGGCGCGCCCGGGTCGCCGCGCCGTCCCGAGGGGCCCGGCACCGGTGGGGGGTGGCGGAACGCGCGGCGGGCGTGCCGCGTTCAGCCTGACGAGACTCACCCGGGGGAAGGGACGGCATGCACCGGCACCACAACGGGGTCAAGACCGCCGTGCTCTTCGGCGCGATCTGGGCCGTGCTGCTGCTCATCGGGGGCCTGCTGGCGTCCTCGTTCCGCGCCCCCGTGATCCTCCTGGTCTTCGTCCTCATCGGCGTCGGGACGTCGGCCTACGGCTACTGGAACTCCGCGACGCTGGCCCTGCGCGCCATGCGGGCACGCCCGGTCTCCGAGGCCGAGCAGCCCGCGATGTACCGGATCGTGCGCGAGTTGTCGACGGCGGCGCGTCAGCCGATGCCCCGGTTGCACGTGTCACCGACCATGGCGCCGAACGCCTTCGCGACGGGACGCAACCCGCAGAACGCGGCCGTGTGCTGCACCGAGGGCATCCTGCAGCTGCTCGACGAGCGCGAGCTGCGGGGGGTCCTCGGCCACGAGCTGATGCACGTCTACAACCGCGACATCCTCACCAGCTCGGTCGCCGGCGCCCTCGCCGGGGTCATCACCTCGATCGCGCAGTTCGGGTTGTTCTTCGGCTCGGTGCTGGGCGGGGGGCGCGACGAGGACCGGCCCAACCCGCTCGCGATGCTGCTGCTCTCCCTCGTGGCCCCGCTGGCCGCGACCGTCATCCAGCTCGCGATCTCCCGCACCCGCGAGTACGACGCGGACGAGGACGGCGCCAAGCTGACGGGGGACCCGCTGGCCCTGGCCTCCGCGCTGCGCAAGCTGGAGATGGGCACCCGTCAGCTGCCGCTGCCGCCCGAGCGCGAGCTCGTGAACTCCAGCCACATGATGATCGCGAACCCGTTCCGCGGGCAGGGGGTCGCCAAGCTCTTCTCCACCCACCCACCCATGGCCGAGCGCATCGCGCGGCTGGAGGCCCTCGCCGGCTACCGGCGCTGAGGGGTCGACCGGCCGGTGGGCCCGACGGCGCCGGGGCGGGGCCGGCGGGGAGGTCCGCACCGGCGCCGCCGCACCCCCGGAGCACCCCGCGAGGACACCGCCGGTCGGTGCCGGCCACCGCCGGGTCGAGCGGGGCTCGCCGGCCCTGACCCGCGGGACCCCCGGGGGGGGTCTCGGTCACCTCAGCGGTAGTTCACGAACTGGAGCGCGACGTCGAGGTCGGCCCCCTTGAGCAGCGCGATGACGTCCTGCAGGTCGTCGCGGCTCTTGGAGCTGACGCGCATCTCCTCGCCGGTGACCTGCGTCTTGACGCCCTTGGGACCCTCGTCGCGGATGATCTTGCCGATCTTCTTCGCGACGTCCTGGGCCAGGCCCTCCTTGAGGGTGGCGGTGATGCGGTGCTCCTTGCCGGACGGGAGCGGCTCGGAGGTGTCGAGCGCCTTGAGGGACACCCCGCGCTTGACGAGCTTGGTCTGCAGCACGTCGAGCACCGCGTTCACGCGGTCCTCGGAGCTGGCGACCATGAGGATCGACTCCCCGCTCCAGCGGACGTCGGCCCCGACGCCCTTGAAGTCGTAGCGCTGGGAGATCTCCTTGGCGGCCTGGTTGAGGGCGTTGTCGACCTCCTGGCGGTCCACCTTGCTGACGACGTCGAACGACGACTCGCTGGGCACGAGGGGGGTCCTCCTGGTGTGGATCGGGATCTCGGTTTCCGAGCAGTGCCTCGGGCTTGCTATCGTCTCACCCGTCACCAGCTCGCTGGTGGCACTGGCGGGTTGCCCGAGCGGCCAAAGGGAGCGGATTGTAAATCCGCCGGCGTAGCCTACGTTGGTTCGAATCCATCACCCGCCACGTCGCGAGTCGCGACCCGGTGCTCCGCGCGGAGCACCGGGTCGTGCCGTGTAAGGTCTTCACCGGCCGCGCACGCGGCAGTACGACCAGCAACATCGCAGCACTGCCCCGATAGCTCAGTGGTAGAGCACTTCCTTGGTAAGGAAGAGGTCTCGAGTTCAATCCTCGATCGGGGCTCGCAGCCGGCGGCCTCCGCCGGACGCACGGCGGGGTAGCTCAGTTGGTAGAGCAAGCGGCTCATAATCGCTGTGTCGCCGGTTCAAGTCCGGCCCTCGCTACAGCGCACGACGCGCCCCGAGCGGTCACCGTCCCGGTGGCCGCTCGTCGCGCGTCCGGGCGTCGTGCGCTCATCGCGTACCCTGGTAGGCAGTTCGGCGGAGCAGTCCTGGACACCGCCCGCAGTTGACGACACGCAGTCGCTACAGACCGAGGAAGAGGCACCCGCCGTGGCCAAGACCACCGACGTCCGCCCG comes from the Kineococcus mangrovi genome and includes:
- a CDS encoding alpha/beta hydrolase gives rise to the protein MGLSSPVTQGVAIGVACAALVAIVVGWRLLARRGVLALLGRAASLIAVNLTVLVAVFLVVNSEFGLYSDWDDLLGTRSAQSATTTTTSGGDTGGTTTVSDPKAEQIAGYDGRVFRAQVPGPASGVTGTVLVMLPAGYGTKPAPAGGYPVVEAFHGYPGTPQQWLDAMDVQPAVDGAVTSRQIVPPILVFPDLEIPAGRDTECVNGGPGEPQLETWMSKDVPDWVESHYQAARTAASWATMGLSMGGWCANQLTMLHPDRFGATISFGGYFTPNFGSWTPFALDSPAGQRLDLVTLAKVSPPAVRVWAMASESDSLSWPSTSALAAAAHGPLQVTLVTQQQGGHRTSIWAGFVPQALEWLGENLQGFAPTSA
- a CDS encoding electron transfer flavoprotein subunit beta/FixA family protein — protein: MRVVVCVKHVPDVQQPRSLRPDGRLARGGDDDTLNELDEDALEAGLRTAEAAGFPGEGHDVTVLTVGPAAAVEAVRRGVAMGASGAVHVRDDAVAGSDAVATARVLAAAIAELHAEAPVDVVVAGMAALDGLTSLVPAALAELLGWPQLTLADRITVADGVVTVRRETSTDVEELTAPAPAVLSVTDQAFRARFPGFKGILAARKHPVTTWSLADLGLDPSTVGPAGSATRVVHAAERPERADRVLVTGDAETVPALVDYLSQKGFA
- a CDS encoding YajQ family cyclic di-GMP-binding protein produces the protein MPSESSFDVVSKVDRQEVDNALNQAAKEISQRYDFKGVGADVRWSGESILMVASSEDRVNAVLDVLQTKLVKRGVSLKALDTSEPLPSGKEHRITATLKEGLAQDVAKKIGKIIRDEGPKGVKTQVTGEEMRVSSKSRDDLQDVIALLKGADLDVALQFVNYR
- a CDS encoding PP2C family protein-serine/threonine phosphatase, which gives rise to MEASSAGTTTPTTTPTTSTTTGRRDATLLGLATALAATDTVEDVALAVRDLVRRDLDASYTSVSMIDGPWLTTPALGQLDDDTEQRWLRLPLDVDSPAHRVARTGRPLVFHRQRDLLETFPGAADTYRRAGLRSGVVLPLLVAGGFRIGALTIAWDVERTLGEEEAVLVAAVADAIAQAARRAQLYRERRDVAHTLQAAMLPELPALPGLQLASRYLPWSPTDEQVGGDWYDAMALPDGGVLLLIGDVAGHDIEAAARMGRVRSMFRALAVDRPEEHPAALVRRLDHVLDVLGDATLATLAVVRLDPPGHPRVVRWTLAGHPPPLLVDARGGSTALAAEPDLPLGVAPERARHDHVHDWPAGGTLVLYTDGLVERRGRDVGQGVLVLRASLERSRAAPLETLLDELVTEHVANSEDDCAVLAVRDVG
- the htpX gene encoding zinc metalloprotease HtpX; amino-acid sequence: MHRHHNGVKTAVLFGAIWAVLLLIGGLLASSFRAPVILLVFVLIGVGTSAYGYWNSATLALRAMRARPVSEAEQPAMYRIVRELSTAARQPMPRLHVSPTMAPNAFATGRNPQNAAVCCTEGILQLLDERELRGVLGHELMHVYNRDILTSSVAGALAGVITSIAQFGLFFGSVLGGGRDEDRPNPLAMLLLSLVAPLAATVIQLAISRTREYDADEDGAKLTGDPLALASALRKLEMGTRQLPLPPERELVNSSHMMIANPFRGQGVAKLFSTHPPMAERIARLEALAGYRR
- a CDS encoding electron transfer flavoprotein subunit alpha/FixB family protein — encoded protein: MNERENGGQAGGSVAVLVDHLDGTVRPTALELLTLARGLGREVHAVWVGDRAPAAELAAHGADVVHEVEVSGADARLTASVVDALQAVLAAGVVGLVLVPSTFEGREVAARLAVRTGAGVVTGVSGVAVEDGCWTARKTVLAGGWDTACAVTGPLAVVAVAPHAVQALARDGAAEPVVVRRTAEASAAARAVTVVSRTRRPASERPPLAEAEVVVVGGRGVEGDFSGVEELADVLGGAVGATRVATDEGWIGHEAQVGQTGVTISPRLYVGLGVSGAVHHKGGMAASATVVAVNNDPDAPVFEFADYGIVGDLTEVLPALTAELRRRRG
- a CDS encoding SGNH/GDSL hydrolase family protein, encoding MRPLRVFAVVLLLLGSVAASLPEESGAVTDSTRDGGSGRPTRVVSLGDSVPTGAQCNCSPFPVLVAADLAAPGQRVGLEQLAEDGATSDDVAATVEENLSDFSATDVVLLEAGANDVADLVDGSDPLPDEQQVDAAAAEAVATVSATVGRIAPTGARVVVLDYWAVGLDGAVADQEYTPAQRAVQEQLTDSFDDRLQAAVDAEGARVTFVGLRQVFHGDDGSLDPAPLLADDGDHPNAEGQRAIADAVLAALSSERAPRSPDIR